The Chryseobacterium sp. 52 genome includes a region encoding these proteins:
- a CDS encoding PKD domain-containing protein: MNTLIKSILTFILLNLCALLSAQADQVLFIGNSITYFNDMPLLFKDLAASKGKNVEVTSHTVGGSGFVNHVNDNALYQTIRSKNYKYVVMQPGTGESAGYSYPVSVTAERGRKLRDSIRKYSPCSKIFLYEIPYGVPSQTEYATYFNFQKIIKDSITKMSTLMQAEMIPAGESARAHYTATQDLALHSSYNDIHPGPQGSYLVAASVYTALFQDRIFPSSFYSGMTQNKAEYYQQLADGTFFNNPVQWNSNVFHLHAGFSVNGNGQNVSFANLSSNYNTVLWTFGDGITSTAVNPNHSYTAAGTYTISLTVTKNSCSETVTKTINTNQLSVSEYAVQDFRFYPNPVSHTGFLKTVKPVKEIEIYSIDGRKIQVLRYSGTRDTKIDFSTYTKGMYILNLRFEDKSLETLKILKE, translated from the coding sequence TTCTGCCCAGGCCGATCAAGTCTTATTCATCGGCAACAGCATCACCTATTTCAATGATATGCCTTTGCTTTTTAAAGATCTGGCGGCTTCGAAAGGAAAAAATGTAGAGGTTACCTCTCATACCGTAGGCGGTTCCGGATTTGTAAATCATGTCAATGACAATGCTTTGTACCAGACCATACGGTCCAAAAATTACAAATATGTCGTTATGCAGCCAGGAACGGGAGAATCTGCCGGCTACTCCTATCCTGTTTCAGTAACAGCGGAAAGAGGCAGAAAACTGAGGGACTCTATCAGAAAATACAGTCCGTGCTCTAAAATTTTCCTGTACGAAATTCCATATGGTGTTCCGTCGCAAACTGAATATGCTACCTATTTCAATTTTCAGAAAATCATAAAGGACTCCATCACGAAAATGTCAACCCTTATGCAGGCCGAGATGATTCCGGCAGGAGAATCTGCGAGAGCCCATTATACCGCCACTCAGGATCTTGCTCTTCATAGCAGCTATAATGATATTCATCCCGGTCCTCAGGGCAGTTATCTTGTGGCCGCTTCCGTGTACACCGCCTTATTTCAGGACAGAATCTTTCCGTCTTCTTTCTACAGCGGGATGACACAGAATAAAGCTGAATATTATCAGCAGCTGGCAGACGGTACTTTCTTTAATAATCCGGTACAGTGGAATTCCAATGTTTTTCATCTTCATGCCGGCTTTTCTGTAAACGGTAACGGGCAGAATGTTTCTTTCGCCAACCTGTCTTCCAATTACAATACCGTATTATGGACATTCGGAGACGGGATAACTTCTACAGCTGTGAATCCCAATCATAGTTACACCGCAGCAGGAACTTATACCATTTCTCTTACGGTCACCAAAAATTCATGTTCTGAAACGGTCACCAAAACAATCAATACCAACCAGCTGTCCGTCTCGGAATATGCTGTACAGGATTTCCGGTTTTATCCTAACCCGGTTTCCCATACAGGTTTCTTAAAAACCGTAAAGCCCGTTAAAGAAATTGAAATCTACAGTATAGATGGCAGAAAAATCCAGGTCTTAAGGTATTCAGGGACCCGTGATACAAAAATTGATTTTTCAACGTATACCAAGGGAATGTATATTCTCAACCTCCGTTTTGAAGACAAAAGCCTTGAAACGCTGAAAATATTGAAAGAATAA